The following proteins are co-located in the Sandaracinaceae bacterium genome:
- a CDS encoding matrixin family metalloprotease, producing the protein MHGSTTFFCSVLLALVGTAGLPSTVRAYRTALSAEGVDGQQPPAWRQDFAFKISTAQPLSLAFTSVEGAFHEARSAWRGCGAPIVSYAGASVHSGVLGDGINTIEWVHTGWTELGLAPDAMATTDVNLVRQPDGRWDITEADIYINAQHFEWVAGTPAAGSSARSLTAVLTHELGHALGLLHPCEPEAEGDAPACSSEHASVAMYPLYDGRTVLTLAADDRAGLCAVYPCVAPACDTSCTTGSCPGDRPRCASDFECGAGHCVDTVCVAQPLFDLCADDAECGVGHCGEQGYCTVGCSSSCGLQAACVAGQCAPLRSVFGEDCEFSGNCVSDVCVEYDGVAQCSRLCSDALACPAGYSCDHLTGVNVCVPLHQASCSAGLGVPRRGWSVWSMWAVSLFVALMARRRSSWLRGKL; encoded by the coding sequence ATGCATGGAAGCACCACCTTCTTCTGTTCTGTCCTGCTCGCACTCGTCGGCACGGCCGGACTCCCGAGCACGGTGCGCGCCTATCGCACCGCGCTCAGCGCCGAGGGGGTCGATGGTCAGCAGCCCCCAGCGTGGCGCCAAGACTTCGCGTTCAAGATTTCCACGGCGCAGCCGCTGAGTCTCGCGTTCACCTCTGTCGAGGGCGCGTTCCACGAGGCGCGCTCGGCGTGGCGTGGCTGCGGGGCCCCAATCGTCTCGTACGCCGGCGCCAGCGTCCACTCGGGCGTGCTGGGCGACGGCATCAACACCATCGAGTGGGTGCACACCGGATGGACCGAACTGGGGCTTGCGCCAGACGCCATGGCGACGACAGACGTGAACCTCGTCCGGCAACCAGATGGGCGCTGGGACATCACCGAGGCCGACATCTACATCAACGCGCAGCACTTTGAGTGGGTGGCGGGGACACCCGCAGCGGGTTCGTCTGCCAGGAGCCTCACGGCTGTGCTCACGCACGAGCTTGGCCACGCCCTGGGGCTGCTGCACCCCTGCGAGCCCGAGGCGGAAGGAGACGCGCCAGCGTGCTCGAGCGAGCACGCCTCTGTTGCGATGTACCCTTTGTACGACGGCCGAACCGTGCTCACGCTCGCCGCGGACGATCGCGCGGGGCTCTGTGCCGTGTATCCCTGCGTCGCACCCGCCTGTGACACGTCGTGTACAACGGGTTCGTGCCCTGGAGATCGCCCGCGTTGCGCGTCGGATTTCGAGTGTGGTGCCGGGCACTGCGTAGACACCGTGTGCGTGGCGCAGCCTCTGTTCGACCTGTGCGCGGATGACGCCGAGTGTGGTGTCGGGCACTGCGGCGAGCAGGGCTACTGCACGGTCGGGTGTTCCTCGTCATGCGGGCTCCAGGCAGCTTGCGTCGCTGGGCAGTGCGCTCCGCTGCGCTCCGTGTTCGGTGAGGACTGCGAGTTCTCCGGCAACTGTGTGAGCGACGTCTGCGTCGAATATGACGGCGTGGCGCAATGCAGCCGGCTGTGTAGCGACGCGCTCGCGTGTCCCGCGGGCTACTCCTGTGACCACCTCACAGGAGTCAACGTGTGTGTTCCGCTCCACCAGGCCTCGTGCAGTGCCGGTCTCGGTGTGCCGCGGCGTGGTTGGAGCGTCTGGTCCATGTGGGCCGTTTCGCTGTTCGTCGCCCTGATGGCGCGGCGTCGGTCGTCCTGGTTGCGAGGTAAGCTGTGA
- the dnaB gene encoding replicative DNA helicase, whose amino-acid sequence MNREPSSGRVPPNSLDAERAVLGGILLENGAMNVIIEILESEHFYSSANGTIFETMRTLFARSEPIDQVTLRAALVGSNKLASVGGDDYLLSLSMTIPTVANIEAHAKIVKEKAIVRRMLSVCHELAAEGYGDYGEIENYLDTAESRVFNVAKERAKNPYEHIREVVKRTFMTIQEAAQRGAAITGLPTGFAKVDSMTAGMHPGDLIIIAGRPGMGKTSFALNVAVNAVVKSGQGVAIFSLEMPKEQLAQRMLGSEARVDGSRLRTGKLIREDWPKLSKAAGLLSTLPIFIDDTPAISMLELRSKARRIASEHGLALIVVDYLQLMRSGSKNDSREQEISEISRNLKGLAKEMGLPVIALSQLNRGVESRGNKDKRPQLSDLRESGAIEQDADTIWFIYRDEVYNQESEDRGIAEVIIGKQRAGPTGTARVRFFNEYTRFDNLAEGDYYGGGPEEDFGGGGGGSANEFIDE is encoded by the coding sequence ATGAACCGAGAGCCCTCGTCCGGCCGGGTGCCGCCCAACTCCCTCGACGCCGAGCGCGCCGTGCTGGGGGGCATCCTGCTCGAGAACGGGGCCATGAACGTCATCATCGAGATCCTCGAGTCCGAGCACTTCTACAGCTCGGCCAACGGGACCATCTTCGAGACCATGCGCACGCTCTTCGCGCGCAGCGAGCCCATCGACCAAGTCACGCTGCGGGCCGCGCTGGTGGGCAGCAACAAGCTCGCCTCGGTGGGCGGGGACGACTACCTGCTGTCGCTCTCGATGACCATCCCGACCGTCGCCAACATCGAGGCGCACGCGAAGATCGTGAAAGAGAAGGCCATCGTGCGGCGCATGCTGTCGGTCTGCCACGAGCTCGCGGCCGAGGGCTACGGCGACTACGGCGAGATCGAGAACTACCTGGACACCGCCGAGAGCCGCGTGTTCAACGTCGCCAAGGAGCGCGCCAAGAACCCCTACGAGCACATCCGCGAGGTCGTGAAGCGCACCTTCATGACCATCCAAGAGGCGGCGCAGCGTGGGGCCGCCATCACGGGCCTGCCCACGGGCTTCGCCAAGGTCGACAGCATGACCGCGGGCATGCACCCCGGCGACCTCATCATCATCGCCGGGCGCCCCGGCATGGGTAAGACCTCGTTCGCGCTGAACGTCGCGGTCAACGCCGTGGTGAAGTCCGGCCAGGGGGTGGCCATCTTCTCGCTCGAGATGCCCAAGGAGCAGCTGGCCCAGCGCATGCTGGGCAGCGAGGCGCGCGTCGACGGCTCGCGCCTGCGCACGGGCAAGCTCATCCGCGAGGACTGGCCCAAGCTGTCGAAGGCGGCGGGCCTGCTCAGCACCCTGCCCATCTTCATCGACGACACCCCCGCCATCTCCATGCTGGAGCTGCGCAGCAAGGCGCGCCGCATCGCGAGCGAGCACGGCCTCGCGCTGATCGTGGTCGACTACCTCCAGCTCATGCGCTCGGGCAGCAAGAACGACTCGCGCGAGCAGGAGATCTCGGAGATCAGCCGAAACCTGAAGGGTCTCGCCAAGGAGATGGGCCTGCCGGTCATCGCGCTGTCGCAGCTGAACCGCGGCGTCGAGAGCCGCGGCAACAAGGACAAGCGCCCGCAGCTGAGCGACCTGCGCGAGTCCGGCGCCATCGAGCAGGACGCCGACACCATCTGGTTCATCTACCGCGACGAGGTCTACAACCAGGAGTCGGAGGACCGCGGCATCGCCGAGGTCATCATCGGCAAGCAGCGCGCGGGTCCGACGGGCACGGCGCGGGTGCGCTTCTTCAACGAGTACACCCGCTTCGACAACCTCGCCGAGGGCGACTACTACGGCGGCGGCCCCGAGGAAGACTTCGGCGGCGGGGGCGGCGGCAGCGCCAACGAATTCATCGACGAGTAG
- a CDS encoding type II toxin-antitoxin system prevent-host-death family antitoxin has product MARPVDMEEAKTDLVRLVERALRGEEVVIARAGVPAVRLVPLVNRGPRKLGQWRGQVRMSETFDEPLDNVDLDVWEGKS; this is encoded by the coding sequence ATGGCCCGCCCCGTGGACATGGAGGAAGCGAAGACGGACTTGGTACGACTCGTCGAGCGCGCCTTGCGAGGAGAAGAGGTCGTCATCGCGCGAGCAGGGGTACCCGCCGTGCGGCTCGTGCCCTTGGTCAACCGAGGTCCGCGAAAGCTGGGCCAGTGGCGAGGCCAGGTACGGATGTCAGAGACATTCGACGAACCTCTCGACAACGTCGACCTCGACGTGTGGGAAGGAAAGTCGTGA
- a CDS encoding caspase family protein encodes MKLKLCLLALLVSMGTVSFGCSGSGGSPTGAPAQQPGQAARPLFEQDGRLDPGGHVNFNVAVAAGEQVVVTLTSTDFDPILEVTPPGSAPLTNDDWRGSRTESRLSVIVSEGGDLKVGVTSFSSGTGGAFHVRVDRGGLPAVAQAGPGVSEVAGGSAPSPTLPSGIASQMVMAPATIQPGQSYQGELGPGDQQLADGSYQEQVLVSGATAGPLSLFIQAQTQVIPSAVVLDPQGRALSASSNGSYTITQPGTHRVQLISPANQTSGYTIRLGGAAAAAPSAPPPTPSLSRNHHQLPTGGSPQSITIGQRVQGQLNGSSSLPTGEPMTLYAFQATPGQSITIDLTSSAFDPYLMVIGPNGRHWENDDFGGGLNSQVSLDADVAGTYRVVATAYRAGMSGAFDLGVTLGQRGTGPAPSAPVPSAPSAPSGPGQSQRGSLAQGDSTLNSGEFMDTYEMSFPAGQAVHLEAVSTAFDTYLIVRPPNGQQQDNDDQAQGNTNAALDFVSAGGTYRVIVTSYRPGETGDYELRVNQAGGAPSTPSNPGVGSGGGSRPSGPATASTGATTTGALAQGDSTIPSGEFADNYTRTFEVGQSVEIRLTSTQFDPYLIVHTPSGRQLDNDDLNGQTRDAGINLPAAEAGEYRITVTSYRPGETGNYTMTFGAGAAVPRPAGAGGGSGSGGRVFGVFVGITDYPGAGDLPECANDAIKLAQALRERGLLTEDRQVVLTDSQATVANVRNAMARMAQQIGPDDIFIFFHSGHGGQTGGGSTDPREIDGNDEYIVMYDGQIMDNDMGTMFDAIHARVAVLSLDSCFAGGFAKDVITRPGRIGLFSSEEDVLSAVASQFQAGGYLSHFLRTAFQGAADAAPNDGVLTVGELTHYLYRQFGQHAADVELQGAYQHLVVDRGAVTVDQVLWSYR; translated from the coding sequence GTGAAGCTCAAGCTCTGTCTCCTTGCCCTCCTGGTCTCGATGGGGACCGTCTCCTTCGGGTGCTCCGGCTCCGGGGGCTCCCCCACGGGCGCCCCGGCGCAGCAGCCGGGACAGGCGGCGCGGCCCCTGTTCGAGCAGGACGGGCGCCTCGACCCCGGTGGGCACGTGAACTTCAACGTCGCAGTGGCGGCAGGCGAGCAGGTGGTGGTGACGCTCACCTCCACCGACTTCGACCCCATCCTGGAGGTCACTCCGCCCGGGTCCGCCCCGCTCACGAACGACGACTGGCGCGGGAGCCGCACCGAGTCGCGCCTGAGCGTGATCGTCAGCGAGGGTGGCGACCTGAAGGTCGGCGTGACCAGCTTCTCGTCCGGAACGGGCGGAGCCTTCCATGTGCGCGTCGACCGCGGTGGTCTGCCCGCCGTGGCCCAGGCCGGTCCGGGGGTCAGCGAGGTGGCCGGGGGCAGCGCGCCCAGCCCCACGCTGCCCAGCGGGATCGCCAGCCAGATGGTCATGGCCCCGGCCACCATCCAGCCAGGCCAGTCCTACCAGGGCGAGCTGGGCCCCGGGGACCAGCAGCTGGCCGACGGCAGCTACCAGGAGCAGGTGCTCGTGAGCGGCGCCACAGCCGGCCCCCTCTCCCTCTTCATCCAGGCGCAGACCCAGGTCATCCCCAGCGCGGTGGTGCTCGACCCGCAGGGGCGCGCGCTGAGCGCCTCCAGCAACGGCTCGTACACCATCACGCAGCCGGGCACGCACCGCGTGCAGCTCATCTCGCCGGCCAACCAGACCAGCGGCTACACCATCCGGCTGGGCGGCGCGGCTGCGGCGGCCCCCTCGGCGCCGCCTCCCACGCCCTCGCTGTCGCGCAACCACCACCAGCTGCCGACGGGCGGCTCGCCGCAGAGCATCACCATCGGCCAGCGCGTGCAGGGGCAGCTCAACGGTAGCTCCTCGCTGCCGACGGGTGAGCCCATGACGCTGTACGCCTTCCAGGCGACGCCGGGGCAGTCCATCACCATCGACCTCACCTCCAGCGCGTTCGACCCGTACCTGATGGTGATCGGGCCCAACGGCCGGCACTGGGAGAACGACGACTTCGGCGGCGGGCTCAACTCGCAGGTGTCCTTGGACGCCGACGTCGCGGGGACCTACCGCGTCGTGGCCACCGCCTACCGGGCCGGCATGTCCGGCGCCTTCGACCTGGGGGTGACTCTGGGGCAGCGCGGCACGGGTCCGGCGCCCAGCGCCCCCGTCCCCAGCGCGCCCAGTGCCCCCAGCGGGCCGGGTCAGTCGCAGCGTGGCTCGCTCGCGCAGGGGGACAGCACCCTGAACTCGGGCGAGTTCATGGACACCTACGAGATGAGCTTCCCGGCGGGCCAGGCCGTGCACCTCGAGGCGGTCTCCACGGCGTTCGACACCTACCTCATCGTGCGCCCGCCCAACGGGCAGCAGCAGGACAACGACGACCAGGCGCAGGGCAACACCAACGCGGCGCTCGACTTCGTGTCGGCGGGCGGCACCTACCGGGTCATCGTCACCAGCTACCGCCCCGGCGAGACGGGGGACTACGAGCTGCGCGTGAACCAGGCCGGCGGCGCGCCGAGCACGCCCAGCAACCCCGGCGTGGGCAGCGGCGGGGGCAGCCGACCGAGCGGCCCCGCCACGGCCAGCACGGGCGCCACCACCACGGGCGCGCTGGCGCAGGGGGACAGCACCATCCCGAGCGGCGAGTTCGCCGACAACTACACGCGCACCTTCGAGGTGGGCCAGTCGGTGGAGATCCGCCTCACGTCCACGCAGTTCGACCCCTACCTCATCGTGCACACGCCGAGCGGGCGTCAGCTGGACAACGACGACCTCAACGGGCAGACGCGCGACGCGGGCATCAACCTGCCGGCGGCGGAGGCCGGCGAGTACCGCATCACGGTCACCAGCTACCGCCCCGGTGAGACCGGCAACTACACCATGACCTTCGGCGCGGGCGCGGCCGTGCCCCGTCCGGCGGGCGCGGGCGGCGGCAGCGGCAGCGGGGGGCGCGTGTTCGGCGTGTTCGTGGGCATCACCGACTACCCGGGTGCGGGTGACCTCCCCGAGTGCGCCAACGACGCCATCAAGCTGGCTCAGGCGCTGCGTGAGCGTGGGCTCCTCACGGAGGACCGCCAGGTGGTCCTCACGGACAGCCAGGCCACCGTGGCCAACGTCCGCAACGCGATGGCGCGCATGGCCCAGCAGATCGGGCCCGACGACATCTTCATCTTCTTCCACTCGGGCCACGGCGGTCAGACGGGCGGTGGCTCGACCGACCCGCGCGAGATCGACGGCAACGACGAGTACATCGTCATGTATGACGGGCAGATCATGGACAACGACATGGGCACCATGTTCGACGCCATCCACGCCCGCGTCGCGGTGCTCTCGCTCGACAGCTGCTTCGCGGGTGGCTTCGCCAAGGACGTCATCACGCGCCCCGGCCGCATCGGCCTCTTCAGCTCGGAGGAGGATGTGCTCAGCGCCGTCGCCAGCCAGTTCCAGGCGGGCGGCTACCTCAGCCACTTCCTGCGCACCGCCTTCCAGGGTGCGGCGGACGCGGCCCCCAACGACGGCGTGCTCACGGTCGGCGAGCTGACGCACTACCTCTACCGGCAGTTCGGCCAGCACGCGGCCGACGTGGAGCTGCAGGGCGCCTACCAGCACCTCGTCGTCGACCGCGGCGCGGTGACCGTGGACCAGGTGCTCTGGTCGTACCGCTGA